A window of the Brassica napus cultivar Da-Ae chromosome C5, Da-Ae, whole genome shotgun sequence genome harbors these coding sequences:
- the LOC106397292 gene encoding cytochrome P450 71B7 gives MSTFICFIFLLPIFLIFLKKLQPSRWNLPPGPKKLPIIGNLHNLQGMLHLCLRDLSQTYGPVMLLRFGFVRMVVITSKEAAEEVLKTLDLECCSRPETVSSRTVSYNFKDIGFAPYGEEWKALRKLSVVEIFSTKKIQSFRYIREEENDLLVKKLSESASTRSTVNLKKTLFTLVASIVCRLAFGQDLHKCEFIDEHSIAELVQKSEMVLASSAFSDFFPGGTGWLLDKIMGQNKKLNSVFSELDAFFQNILDDHLRPGRRVLDSPDVVDVMIDMMKKQEKDGDSFKLTTDHLKGIISDIFLAGVNTSAMTLIWGMTELIRNPRVMKKVQEEIRTTLGDKKEKVTEEDVNKLHYFKLMVKELFRLHPAAPLLLPRETLSNIKIQGYDIPAKTQIMVNVYSIARDPKLWTNPDEFNPDRFLDMSVDYRGLNFELLPFGSGRRICPGMTMGVATVELGLLNLLYFFDWALPEGKTVKDIDLEEAGAIVIGKKVSLELVPLHPN, from the exons ATGTCAACTTTCATCTGTTTCATCTTCCTCTTACCCATTTTCTTGATCTTCTTGAAAAAACTCCAACCTTCTAGATGGAACCTTCCTCCAGGACCAAAGAAGCTTCCCATCATCGGGAACTTACACAACCTCCAAGGAATGCTTCATCTCTGTCTTCGAGATCTTTCCCAAACGTACGGACCAGTGATGCTTCTCCGGTTCGGGTTCGTGCGTATGGTCGTGATCACGTCCAAAGAAGCAGCCGAGGAAGTCCTCAAGACGCTAGATCTCGAGTGTTGCAGCCGACCAGAAACGGTTTCTAGCAGAACGGTCTCTTACAACTTCAAAGACATAGGCTTTGCTCCGTACGGTGAAGAATGGAAGGCCCTGCGAAAGCTCTCGGTGGTGGAGATCTTCAGCACGAAGAAGATTCAGTCGTTCAGGTacataagagaagaagaaaacgatCTGTTGGTTAAAAAGCTCTCTGAATCTGCTTCAACACGTTCCACTGTGAATCTGAAGAAGACTCTGTTCACATTAGTAGCGAGTATCGTCTGTAGACTTGCCTTCGGGCAAGATCTCCATAAGTGTGAGTTCATCGACGAGCATAGCATCGCAGAGCTTGTTCAAAAGTCTGAGATGGTTCTTGCGAGCTCTGCTTTCTCCGATTTCTTCCCTGGAGGAACCGGTTGGCTTTTGGATAAGATCATGGGACAGAACAAGAAGCTGAACAGTGTTTTCTCGGAGCTTGACGCTTTCTTCCAAAACATTCTCGATGATCATCTAAGGCCTGGGAGAAGAGTGCTTGACAGTCCAGATGTAGTTGATGTGATGATTGATATGATGAAGAAGCAAGAGAAAGATGGTGACTCTTTCAAGCTCACAACGGATCATCTCAAAGGAATCATCTCA GACATTTTTCTTGCGGGAGTGAACACAAGTGCGATGACTTTGATATGGGGAATGACCGAGCTGATCAGGAACCCTAGAGTGATGAAGAAGGTGCAAGAAGAGATACGGACAACGCTTGGAGACAAGAAGGAGAAAGTTACAGAAGAAGATGTCAACAAGCTTCACTACTTCAAGCTCATGGTGAAGGAGTTATTCAGGTTACATCCAGCAGCTCCGCTTTTGCTGCCAAGAGAGACGTTGTCTAACATCAAGATCCAAGGCTACGACATCCCGGCGAAAACACAGATCATGGTCAACGTTTACTCGATCGCACGTGACCCAAAACTATGGACGAACCCGGATGAGTTCAATCCTGACAGGTTTCTAGACATGTCTGTAGATTACAGGGGACTGAACTTCGAGCTTTTGCCGTTTGGTTCTGGCCGGAGAATCTGTCCTGGGATGACAATGGGGGTCGCTACTGTGGAACTGGGTTTGTTAAACTTGCTCTACTTCTTTGATTGGGCGTTGCCTGAAGGTAAGACGGTGAAGGACATTGACTTGGAAGAAGCAGGGGCTATTGTTATCGGCAAGAAAGTCAGCCTTGAGCTTGTTCCACTTCATCCTAACTGA
- the LOC106397050 gene encoding proteasome subunit beta type-5-B, translated as MKLDTSGFETSMPTIGFGSSNDMLDGFSTVPSFDLPRTTDFDGFQKEAVQMVKPARGTTTLAFIFKEGVMVAADSRASMGGYISSQSVKKIIEINPYMLGTMAGGAADCQFWHRNLGIKCRLHELANKRRISVSGASKLLANMLYSYRGMGLSVGTMIAGWDETGPGLYYVDNEGGRLKGDRFSVGSGSPYAYGVLDSGYKFDMSVEEASELARRSIYHATFRDGASGGVASVYHVGPNGWKKLSGDDVGELHYHYYPVPPAIAEQVMEEAAAE; from the exons ATGAAGCTTGATACAAGTGGGTTCGAGACCTCAATGCCTACGATTGGTTTTGGCTCGAGCAACGATATGCTTGATGGGTTCTCTACTGTGCCCTCCTTTGATCTCCCCCGCACCACAGAT TTTGATGGCTTCCAGAAAGAAGCAGTGCAGATGGTGAAGCCAGCGAGAGGAACAACCACACTCGCTTTTATCTTCAAAGAAGGTGTCATGGTCGCTGCTGATTCTCGTGCTAGCATGGGTGGATATATCT CATCACAATCTGTGAAGAAGATTATTGAAATCAATCCGTATATGCTTGGTACAATGGCTGGAGGAGCTGCTGACTGCCAATTCTGGCACAGAAATCTTGGAATTAAG TGCCGTCTACATGAGCTGGCAAACAAGAGGAGAATCTCCGTTTCAGGAGCTTCAAAACTTCTCGCTAACATGCTCTATTCATACCGTGGAATGGGTCTTTCTGTCGGCACGATGATTGCTGGATGGGACGAAACT GGTCCTGGACTATACTATGTCGACAACGAAGGAGGAAGGCTCAAGGGAGACAGGTTTTCAGTCGGTTCTGGTTCACCATACGCTTACGGTGTACTAGACAGCGG gTACAAATTCGATATGTCAGTTGAAGAAGCTTCCGAGTTAGCAAGGAGATCAATCTACCATGCGACATTCCGTGATGGAGCCAGTGGTGGAGTTGCTAGCG TGTACCACGTGGGTCCTAATGGATGGAAGAAACTGTCAGGAGATGATGTTGGGGAGCTACACTATCACTACTACCCAGTGCCACCAGCCATTGCGGAACAAGTCATGGAGGAAGCAGCCGCTGAGTGA
- the BNAC05G09120D gene encoding uncharacterized protein BNAC05G09120D — MKFSFKVFTGPPSRWSLELMDLSGPPPGPADSPRCSNRAKKKTRGRHQTEPPEPIHEPPSSRPLPLRPEEPLPPRSGRPLLLSPEDQQRPPHHGGYKPEPSPWWTAQTRPASHQPGSKRTEPMKLSATVCCAILLIILILSGLILLLVHLSNRPNSPYFDISAATLNTANLDMGYSLNGDLAVVVNFTNPSKKSNVDFSYVMFELFFYNTLIATEHIEPFIVPKGMSMFTSFHLVSSQVPIEMTQSQELQLQLGNGPVLLNLRGTFHARSDLGSFMRYSYWLHTRCSISLNSPPSGYMRARRCITRR, encoded by the exons ATGAAATTCTCCTTCAAAG TTTTCACAGGACCACCATCCCGGTGGTCCCTCGAGCTCATGGACCTCTCCGGACCACCACCAGGACCCGCAGACTCACCCCGTTGCTCCAACCGGGCCAAAAAAAAGACTAGAGGACGCCACCAGACCGAGCCACCTGAACCAATCCATGAACCACCTTCCTCAAGACCCTTGCCACTGAGGCCAGAAGAACCTCTACCACCACGCTCTGGCAGGCCATTGCTATTAAGCCCTGAAGATCAACAACGACCTCCACACCATGGTGGCTATAAACCTGAACCAAGTCCATGGTGGACAGCTCAAACACGACCAGCATCTCATCAACCAGGCTCGAAGAGGACCGAACCCATGAAACTTTCGGCTACAGTCTGCTGTGCAATTCTCCTGATCATCCTGATTCTTTCCGGTCTCATCCTCCTCCTCGTCCACCTCAGCAACCGTCCAAACTCACCATACTTCGACATCTCAGCAGCAACACTAAACACCGCGAATCTCGACATGGGCTACTCCCTAAACGGAGACCTCGCCGTTGTGGTAAACTTCACAAACCCGAGCAAGAAAAGCAACGTGGACTTCAGCTACGTGATGTTCGAGCTCTTTTTCTACAACACGCTCATAGCGACGGAGCACATCGAGCCGTTCATTGTCCCGAAGGGAATGTCGATGTTCACGAGCTTCCATCTCGTGAGCAGTCAGGTCCCTATTGAAATGACTCAGAGCCAGGAGTTGCAGCTGCAGCTCGGAAACGGTCCTGTGTTGCTGAACCTGAGAGGAACGTTTCACGCGCGCTCGGACCTCGGGTCGTTTATGAGATACTCTTATTGGTTGCACACCCGTTGCAGCATCTCGTTGAATAGCCCTCCTTCAGGGTACATGCGAGCAAGAAGATGCATTACCAGACGCTAG